In Streptomyces sp. DG2A-72, one genomic interval encodes:
- a CDS encoding VIT1/CCC1 transporter family protein — protein MAIIETEATLHEAHRDNHTHRDVNGGWLRPAVFGAMDGLVSNLALMTGVAGGAAGPRTIVIAGLAGLAAGAFSMAAGEYTSVASQRELIEAELDVERRELRKHPKDEEAELAALYEARGVEPWLAREVAGQLSRDPEQALEIHAREELGIDPGDLPSPLVAAVSSFGSFALGALLPVLPYLLGASALWPAVLLALVGLFACGAVVAKVTARTWWFSGFRQLALGGAAAGVTYVLGSLLGTAVG, from the coding sequence ATGGCCATCATCGAAACCGAAGCGACGCTCCACGAGGCGCACCGCGACAACCACACCCACCGGGATGTGAACGGCGGCTGGCTGCGCCCCGCCGTCTTCGGCGCGATGGACGGCCTGGTCTCCAACCTCGCCCTGATGACCGGTGTCGCGGGCGGCGCGGCCGGTCCGCGGACCATTGTGATCGCCGGGCTCGCGGGTCTCGCCGCCGGGGCCTTCTCCATGGCCGCCGGTGAGTACACGTCCGTCGCCTCGCAGCGCGAGCTCATCGAGGCGGAACTGGACGTGGAGCGGCGGGAGCTGCGCAAGCACCCCAAGGACGAGGAGGCCGAGCTGGCGGCGCTCTATGAGGCGCGCGGGGTCGAGCCCTGGCTGGCGCGGGAAGTGGCGGGGCAGCTCTCGCGCGATCCCGAGCAGGCCCTGGAGATACACGCCCGCGAGGAACTCGGCATCGACCCCGGTGATCTGCCGTCGCCGCTGGTCGCCGCCGTCTCGTCGTTCGGCTCCTTCGCGCTGGGCGCCCTGCTTCCCGTGCTGCCGTATCTGCTGGGCGCCAGTGCTCTGTGGCCGGCCGTGCTGCTTGCGCTGGTGGGGCTGTTCGCGTGTGGTGCCGTGGTGGCCAAGGTGACGGCGCGGACCTGGTGGTTCAGCGGATTCAGGCAGCTGGCGCTCGGTGGCGCGGCGGCCGGTGTGACGTACGTCCTGGGCAGCCTGCTGGGAACCGCCGTAGGATAG
- a CDS encoding ADP-ribosylglycohydrolase family protein: MASIACVPSAPAPGHAAELRDRARGALLGLAVGDALGAPAENMKPSEIRARWGRITGYVAEKPAGTDDTEYAIFSGLLLARHGSALTPSHVETAWHKWIADRDEGPFRGAGFSERGTLENLRRGLAAPISAQHRHAWSDGLAMRAAPFGVFASGRPAEAARLVAIDGSVSHDGEGIYGGQAVAAGVAAAMAGAPTIAVVASALAVVPDDSWTARSLRRAVAVAHRGERAVRSAVVIGGYPWTDLAPEAVALAFGAYAAADGDFVQAVLTAVNMGRDADTTAAVAGALAGATQGASAIPSDWAAAIGPARGSCLPSMRGHHVLDVADLLTGEEDAEAEERQDDLVRPDGLVRHEGRAESDPVALYVLAADEDEVRP; this comes from the coding sequence ATGGCATCGATCGCCTGCGTTCCCTCGGCCCCGGCGCCCGGGCACGCCGCCGAACTACGCGACCGGGCACGCGGCGCACTGCTCGGCCTCGCCGTCGGCGACGCCCTCGGAGCCCCCGCCGAGAACATGAAGCCCTCCGAGATCCGCGCCCGCTGGGGCCGTATCACCGGTTACGTCGCCGAGAAGCCGGCCGGCACGGACGACACGGAGTACGCGATCTTCTCCGGCCTGCTGCTCGCCCGCCACGGCAGCGCCCTCACCCCCTCCCATGTGGAGACGGCCTGGCACAAGTGGATCGCCGACCGCGACGAGGGCCCCTTCCGCGGCGCCGGCTTCAGTGAACGCGGCACCCTGGAGAACCTCCGCCGCGGTCTCGCCGCCCCCATCTCCGCCCAGCACCGCCACGCCTGGAGCGACGGCCTCGCCATGCGCGCGGCGCCCTTCGGCGTCTTCGCCTCCGGACGCCCGGCCGAAGCGGCCCGTCTCGTGGCGATCGACGGCTCGGTCAGCCATGACGGCGAGGGCATCTACGGCGGCCAGGCGGTGGCGGCCGGAGTCGCCGCGGCGATGGCAGGCGCCCCGACGATCGCCGTGGTCGCATCCGCCCTCGCCGTCGTCCCGGACGACTCCTGGACGGCCCGCTCCCTGCGCCGCGCCGTCGCCGTCGCCCACCGCGGCGAACGCGCGGTCCGCTCCGCGGTCGTCATCGGCGGCTACCCCTGGACCGACCTCGCCCCCGAAGCCGTCGCCCTCGCCTTCGGCGCCTACGCGGCAGCCGACGGCGACTTCGTCCAGGCCGTACTGACCGCCGTGAACATGGGCCGCGACGCCGACACCACGGCAGCGGTCGCGGGCGCACTCGCCGGCGCGACCCAGGGCGCGTCCGCCATCCCGTCCGACTGGGCCGCCGCCATCGGCCCGGCCCGCGGCAGCTGCCTGCCGTCGATGAGGGGCCACCATGTGCTGGATGTGGCGGACCTGCTGACGGGAGAAGAGGACGCGGAGGCAGAGGAACGGCAGGACGATCTCGTACGACCGGATGGCCTCGTACGACATGAGGGGCGGGCGGAGTCCGACCCCGTGGCCCTCTATGTCCTCGCCGCCGACGAGGACGAGGTGCGGCCGTGA
- a CDS encoding ADP-ribosylglycohydrolase family protein, whose product MTRRVEGLLLGLAAGDAAGWPAARHRAARMPEWTRRLTRELDTFAEQNATTTLPVPIALNQPPEPLRLGPSDDAEWAVFAAEAVLRAGDDSALGDLSRERRTRAAIDLTWNAVASEVAAAAERAPEIESAVLPLRARISVRAGLGNLATGLRPPATGHDNPHYFDDAACVRACVLAVAHPGDPELAASLAEFDARYTQDGDGVHGARAMAAAVSLALVGAEVEACARAALAELPESTEVGRNARHALKLAADTDSAFALIPLLEHQIVDHVYSYGIAAAETVPVALALATAAHGRIAEAVPAAACLSRLADSAPALVGALTGALGGGAAIPATWRDTCRTLSGCVLPRLTGTDLVELAELLEAVQPAPPGG is encoded by the coding sequence GTGACCCGGCGGGTGGAGGGGCTGTTGCTGGGGCTGGCCGCCGGGGACGCCGCCGGCTGGCCGGCCGCCCGGCACCGGGCGGCCCGGATGCCGGAGTGGACGCGGCGCCTGACGCGCGAACTGGACACGTTCGCGGAGCAGAACGCGACGACCACGCTCCCCGTGCCGATCGCGCTGAACCAGCCCCCGGAACCCCTCCGCCTCGGCCCGTCCGACGACGCGGAGTGGGCGGTGTTCGCGGCGGAGGCCGTGCTGCGGGCCGGGGACGACAGCGCGCTGGGCGATCTGAGCCGGGAGCGCCGTACGCGGGCCGCCATCGATCTGACCTGGAACGCGGTCGCGAGCGAAGTCGCGGCGGCGGCCGAACGCGCCCCGGAGATCGAGTCGGCGGTGCTCCCGCTGCGCGCCCGTATCTCGGTCCGGGCGGGTCTCGGCAACCTGGCCACCGGACTGCGCCCACCCGCGACCGGCCACGACAACCCGCACTACTTCGACGACGCGGCGTGCGTACGGGCCTGTGTGCTGGCCGTGGCCCACCCCGGCGACCCCGAACTCGCCGCCTCCCTCGCCGAGTTCGACGCCCGCTACACCCAGGACGGCGACGGAGTGCACGGTGCGCGTGCGATGGCGGCGGCAGTTTCGCTGGCGCTGGTCGGAGCGGAGGTCGAGGCCTGCGCGCGGGCGGCCCTCGCGGAACTCCCCGAGTCCACCGAGGTCGGCCGCAACGCCCGCCACGCGCTGAAGCTGGCGGCCGACACAGACAGCGCCTTCGCGCTGATCCCGCTCCTGGAGCACCAGATCGTCGACCACGTCTACAGCTACGGCATCGCCGCCGCCGAAACGGTCCCGGTCGCCCTGGCCCTGGCGACCGCGGCGCACGGCAGGATCGCCGAGGCGGTCCCCGCGGCGGCCTGTCTGTCCCGGCTCGCGGACTCGGCCCCGGCGCTCGTGGGCGCCCTGACCGGCGCACTCGGCGGTGGCGCGGCGATCCCGGCGACCTGGCGGGACACCTGCCGCACCCTCTCCGGCTGCGTCCTCCCCCGCCTGACCGGCACCGACCTGGTGGAACTCGCCGAACTCCTGGAAGCCGTACAACCGGCCCCACCGGGAGGATGA
- a CDS encoding ADP-ribosylglycohydrolase family protein: MTPKGEETSAITLPDRITGALVGAAVGDALGGPVEGYSPAQILERHGGRVHGIVGPWHGDAWRTARPIAPYHKGDGHITDDTLLTHALVRVYAHVRDHLDAYAIAEHLVPDLMTNPRWIPELETETLPLHRVFLAEKWLVARLHYGHVDPREAGVGNIVNCGAAMYMAPVGLVNAANPTAAYTEALDIAGAHQSSYGREAAGVFAAAVSAACMPGATANSVVTTCLSLAKDGTRAAIEKVCEVACAHSDFESALTPLREAVAPYDTVGPDYRSPSLAARRPSRLHGIEELPVALGMLLVADGDFRHTVLGSVNYGRDCDSIATMAGALSGALGSPVPEDWSKTVSEASRLDLWEPATTLTQVTREIFERDVRRRRAHEQALTELGVPACSD, encoded by the coding sequence ATGACACCCAAAGGAGAAGAAACCTCAGCGATCACTCTGCCGGACCGGATCACCGGCGCCCTGGTCGGAGCGGCCGTCGGCGACGCACTCGGCGGCCCCGTCGAGGGCTACTCCCCCGCCCAGATCCTCGAACGCCACGGCGGCCGCGTCCACGGCATCGTCGGCCCCTGGCACGGCGACGCCTGGCGCACCGCCCGCCCCATCGCCCCGTACCACAAGGGCGACGGCCACATCACCGACGACACCTTGCTGACCCATGCCCTGGTACGGGTGTACGCCCACGTCCGCGACCACCTGGACGCATACGCGATCGCCGAGCACCTGGTGCCGGACCTGATGACGAACCCGCGCTGGATCCCGGAGCTGGAGACGGAGACCCTGCCGCTGCACCGGGTCTTCCTGGCGGAGAAGTGGCTGGTCGCGAGGTTGCACTACGGCCATGTCGACCCGCGAGAGGCAGGCGTCGGCAACATCGTCAACTGCGGTGCGGCGATGTACATGGCCCCGGTCGGCCTGGTCAACGCGGCCAACCCGACGGCCGCGTACACCGAGGCCCTCGACATCGCGGGCGCCCACCAGTCCTCGTACGGCCGCGAGGCGGCGGGCGTCTTCGCGGCGGCGGTCTCCGCGGCCTGCATGCCCGGCGCAACGGCGAACTCGGTCGTCACGACCTGCCTGTCCCTGGCGAAGGACGGCACGCGGGCCGCGATCGAGAAGGTCTGCGAAGTGGCCTGCGCCCACTCGGACTTCGAGTCGGCCCTGACGCCACTACGGGAAGCGGTCGCCCCGTACGACACGGTGGGCCCCGACTACCGCTCCCCCTCCCTGGCGGCCCGCCGCCCGTCCCGCCTGCACGGCATCGAGGAACTCCCCGTAGCCCTGGGCATGTTGCTCGTCGCCGACGGCGACTTCCGCCACACGGTCCTCGGCTCGGTGAACTACGGCCGCGACTGCGACTCCATCGCCACGATGGCGGGCGCGCTCTCGGGCGCCCTGGGTTCCCCGGTCCCGGAGGACTGGTCGAAGACGGTCTCGGAAGCCAGCCGCCTGGACCTCTGGGAACCGGCGACGACTCTGACCCAGGTCACGCGAGAGATCTTCGAACGGGACGTACGACGACGCCGGGCACACGAGCAGGCACTGACCGAGCTGGGAGTCCCGGCATGCTCCGACTGA
- a CDS encoding ADP-ribosylglycohydrolase family protein: MLRLTWVQPEDLLGHELRQATLDGREPSAIAARWRAAGGQEAPLRAGASPDRASRYLRQLAEDLLDELADLPSTLEDQEPTELDEIKTLCPKLRACVPPGAARVGAGGTPSAPGCATHPAPAPTQARLEAAWLGRAAGCLLGKPVEKLPLHAIRQLAKATGNWPLTTWFTAQGVPEELTRAYPWNRRSATTSLAENIDGMPEDDDLNYPLLNLLLLQRHGNNFTTEDVAALWLDELPAGRTFTAERIAYRNLLTGIDPPHTARHRNPFREWIGALIRADVHGWTNPGNPAAAAEQAHRDATLTHTANGVYAAMFTAAVIATAATGTQDIHTCLRTGLTVIPPHSRLTKAIHHAIQLAEDHSDFETVVDELHTTYADHHWVHAIPNTALITAALTHANGDFTTSICRAVSGGWDTDSTGATTGSIAALLAGSPTALPDRWTTPLKNRLATSVGDFNGTGFDTLAHLTRALTHLEASRP; this comes from the coding sequence ATGCTCCGACTGACGTGGGTCCAGCCGGAGGACCTCCTCGGCCACGAACTGCGCCAGGCGACCCTGGACGGCCGCGAGCCTTCGGCGATTGCGGCGCGGTGGCGAGCGGCGGGTGGTCAGGAGGCTCCGCTACGGGCGGGGGCATCTCCGGATCGGGCATCGCGGTACCTGCGACAACTGGCAGAGGACTTGCTGGACGAACTGGCGGACCTGCCAAGCACGTTGGAGGACCAAGAGCCGACAGAACTGGACGAGATCAAGACCCTGTGCCCAAAGCTGCGGGCATGCGTGCCGCCTGGGGCGGCACGGGTGGGCGCAGGCGGCACCCCGTCAGCGCCGGGCTGCGCGACCCACCCCGCCCCAGCCCCCACGCAGGCACGCTTGGAAGCAGCCTGGCTCGGCCGAGCAGCAGGGTGCCTCCTGGGCAAACCGGTGGAGAAGCTGCCCCTCCACGCCATCCGCCAACTGGCCAAAGCCACCGGCAACTGGCCCCTCACCACCTGGTTCACAGCCCAAGGCGTCCCAGAAGAACTCACCCGCGCATACCCCTGGAACCGCCGCTCGGCCACCACCTCCCTCGCCGAGAACATCGACGGCATGCCAGAGGACGACGACCTCAACTACCCCCTCCTCAACCTCCTCCTGCTCCAACGCCACGGCAACAACTTCACCACCGAAGACGTAGCCGCCCTCTGGCTCGACGAACTCCCCGCAGGCCGCACCTTCACCGCAGAACGCATCGCCTACCGCAACCTCCTCACCGGCATCGACCCCCCACACACGGCCCGCCACCGCAACCCCTTCCGCGAATGGATCGGCGCCCTGATCCGCGCCGACGTCCACGGCTGGACCAACCCCGGCAACCCAGCCGCCGCAGCGGAACAGGCCCACCGGGACGCCACCCTCACCCACACGGCCAACGGCGTCTACGCGGCGATGTTCACCGCGGCCGTCATCGCCACGGCCGCCACCGGCACGCAGGACATCCACACCTGCCTACGCACAGGCCTCACGGTCATCCCCCCGCACTCCCGCCTCACCAAGGCCATCCATCACGCCATCCAACTGGCCGAAGACCACAGCGACTTCGAAACCGTCGTGGATGAACTCCACACCACTTACGCCGACCACCACTGGGTCCACGCCATCCCCAACACCGCCCTGATCACCGCCGCCCTCACCCACGCGAACGGCGACTTCACCACCTCCATCTGCCGTGCCGTCTCCGGCGGCTGGGACACCGACTCCACCGGCGCGACGACCGGCAGCATCGCCGCCCTCCTCGCCGGCTCCCCCACCGCACTCCCCGACCGCTGGACGACCCCCCTGAAGAACCGACTGGCCACCTCCGTCGGCGACTTCAACGGCACCGGCTTCGACACCCTCGCCCACCTCACCCGAGCCCTCACCCACCTGGAGGCTTCTCGCCCATGA
- the rbsK gene encoding ribokinase: MTHIAVLGSTNMDLVAYVEKAPQRGETVTGRAFRTIPGGKGANQAIAAARAGATVSMIGAVGNDGFGSRLRSTLEHSGVDTDHLRTTEGPSGTAHIVVDDEGSNAIVVIPGANGTIDHLAPGDEGLIASADALLLQLEIPLAAVLAGARAARAHGVRTILTPAPAQPLPPELLAATDLLVPNEHEAATLTGVPDPHAAAYVLLDQVPEVVITLGASGSLYAARGQEPVTVPAPNVTAVDSTGAGDTFVGALAVALTETRPMREALAWAAAAAALSVQRAGASASMPTRQEIEAQFAS, translated from the coding sequence ATGACCCACATCGCCGTACTCGGCAGCACGAACATGGACCTGGTGGCCTACGTCGAGAAGGCTCCACAGCGCGGCGAAACAGTCACCGGCCGCGCATTCCGTACGATCCCCGGCGGCAAGGGCGCCAACCAAGCGATCGCCGCGGCCCGCGCGGGCGCCACCGTCTCGATGATCGGCGCGGTCGGCAACGACGGCTTCGGCAGCCGGCTGCGCTCCACGCTGGAGCACTCCGGCGTGGACACCGACCATCTGCGCACCACGGAGGGCCCGTCCGGCACCGCCCACATCGTGGTGGACGACGAGGGCAGCAACGCGATCGTCGTGATCCCCGGTGCAAATGGCACCATCGACCACCTCGCCCCAGGCGACGAGGGCCTGATCGCCTCCGCCGACGCGCTGCTCCTCCAACTGGAGATCCCGCTCGCCGCGGTCCTCGCGGGCGCCCGGGCGGCACGGGCCCATGGCGTCCGTACGATCCTCACGCCCGCCCCGGCTCAGCCCCTGCCCCCCGAACTCCTCGCCGCCACCGACCTGTTGGTCCCGAACGAGCACGAGGCGGCCACGCTCACCGGCGTCCCCGACCCCCACGCCGCCGCGTACGTCCTGCTCGACCAGGTACCGGAAGTGGTCATCACGCTGGGCGCGTCCGGCAGTCTGTACGCGGCCCGCGGCCAGGAGCCGGTCACCGTCCCGGCCCCGAACGTCACCGCGGTGGACTCGACCGGCGCGGGCGACACCTTCGTCGGCGCCCTCGCGGTGGCGCTCACCGAGACGCGCCCCATGCGGGAGGCCCTGGCGTGGGCCGCCGCGGCGGCGGCACTGTCCGTACAGCGAGCGGGAGCGTCGGCGTCGATGCCGACCCGCCAGGAGATCGAAGCGCAGTTCGCCTCATGA
- a CDS encoding CaiB/BaiF CoA-transferase family protein, with translation MSTPRTTPQTTPQTTPRTAPPLTGLRVLDLATLFAGPLAATLLGDFGAEVIKVEHPTKPDPARGHGPAKDGVGLWWKLLGRNKRTITLDLSKPGGRTTLLRLAATADVVIENFRPGTLEKWDLGWPELSAANPRLVLTRVTGFGQFGPYAHRPGFGTLAEAMSGFAAITGEPDAPPTLPPFGLADSIAGLATSYAVMTALAARDRTGAGQVVDMALIEPILTVLGPQPTWYDQLGYVQERTGNRSANNAPRNTYRTADGTWVAVSTSAQSVAERVLRLVGRPDLIDEPWFATGADRARHADVLDEAVGTWIAERPRAEVLAAFEKAEAAVAPIQDVRDVLTDPQYQALGTITTVDDPELGPLRMQNVLFRLSDTPGTIRWTGRPHGADTEQVLTELGLTATELEALRKEGSVR, from the coding sequence ATGAGCACACCCCGAACCACACCCCAGACCACACCCCAGACCACCCCCCGCACCGCACCCCCACTGACCGGCCTCCGCGTCCTCGACCTGGCCACCCTCTTCGCCGGCCCCCTCGCCGCCACCCTCCTCGGTGACTTCGGCGCCGAGGTCATCAAGGTCGAGCACCCGACGAAACCGGACCCCGCCCGGGGCCACGGCCCGGCGAAGGACGGAGTCGGCCTGTGGTGGAAACTCCTCGGTCGCAACAAGCGCACGATCACCCTGGACCTCTCCAAGCCCGGCGGCCGCACCACCCTCCTGCGCCTCGCCGCCACCGCCGACGTCGTCATCGAGAACTTCCGCCCCGGCACCCTGGAGAAATGGGACCTCGGCTGGCCGGAGTTGTCGGCCGCCAACCCCCGCCTCGTCCTCACCCGCGTCACCGGCTTCGGCCAGTTCGGCCCCTACGCCCACCGCCCCGGCTTCGGCACTCTCGCCGAGGCGATGAGCGGCTTCGCCGCGATCACCGGCGAGCCCGACGCGCCCCCGACGCTCCCACCGTTCGGCCTCGCCGACTCGATCGCGGGCCTGGCGACGTCGTACGCCGTGATGACCGCACTCGCCGCCCGCGACCGCACCGGTGCCGGTCAAGTCGTCGACATGGCCCTCATCGAACCGATCCTGACGGTGCTCGGCCCTCAGCCGACGTGGTACGACCAGCTCGGCTACGTGCAGGAACGCACCGGCAACCGGTCCGCCAACAACGCCCCGCGCAACACCTACCGCACCGCGGACGGCACCTGGGTCGCCGTCTCGACCTCGGCCCAGTCGGTCGCGGAACGCGTGCTGCGTCTCGTCGGCCGCCCGGATCTGATCGACGAACCCTGGTTCGCGACGGGCGCCGACCGGGCCCGCCACGCCGACGTCCTCGACGAGGCGGTCGGCACCTGGATCGCCGAACGCCCGCGCGCCGAGGTGCTGGCGGCCTTCGAGAAGGCGGAGGCGGCGGTGGCCCCGATCCAGGATGTACGGGATGTGCTGACCGACCCGCAGTACCAGGCCCTCGGCACGATCACCACTGTCGACGACCCGGAACTGGGCCCCCTCCGCATGCAGAACGTCCTCTTCCGCCTCTCCGACACCCCCGGCACGATCCGCTGGACCGGCCGCCCGCACGGCGCGGACACGGAGCAGGTCCTCACCGAACTCGGCCTGACGGCCACCGAGCTGGAGGCGTTGCGCAAGGAAGGCTCCGTACGGTGA
- a CDS encoding CoA ester lyase: protein MTFPLTWLYAPGDRPHVVTKALASGADVVVIDLEDAVAPDRKAYARAATAELLSGLQPVPVHVRVNALDGPFAAADLTTLARLPGLSGLRLPKVATPEQVVRIARLHSGPPLYALLETALAVEHAYAIATAHPSLHGIALGEADLRADLGVRHDAGLDWSRSRVIVAARAAGLPAPPQSVHPDTRDLDGLTASCAHGRTLGFLGRAAIHPRQLPVIERAYLPTEQELEHAEAIIKAATEDQGAQALPNGTFIDAAVVAAAQRTLFLARRR, encoded by the coding sequence GTGACCTTCCCCCTGACCTGGCTCTACGCCCCCGGCGACCGCCCACACGTCGTCACCAAAGCCCTCGCCTCGGGCGCCGACGTGGTCGTGATCGACCTGGAGGACGCGGTAGCCCCGGACCGCAAGGCGTACGCCCGCGCGGCAACGGCCGAACTCCTCTCCGGCCTCCAGCCGGTCCCGGTCCACGTCCGTGTCAACGCCCTGGACGGCCCGTTCGCGGCGGCCGACCTCACCACACTGGCACGTCTCCCGGGCCTGTCCGGCCTGCGCCTCCCGAAGGTGGCCACCCCCGAACAGGTCGTCCGCATCGCGCGACTCCACTCCGGCCCACCCCTGTACGCCCTCCTGGAAACCGCCCTCGCCGTCGAACACGCCTACGCGATCGCGACCGCCCACCCCTCACTCCACGGCATCGCCCTGGGCGAGGCGGACCTCCGGGCCGACCTGGGTGTACGGCACGACGCGGGCCTGGACTGGTCCCGCTCCCGCGTGATCGTCGCCGCCCGCGCGGCCGGCCTCCCGGCACCACCCCAGTCGGTCCACCCCGACACTCGCGACCTGGACGGCCTGACCGCATCCTGCGCCCACGGCCGAACCCTCGGCTTCCTGGGCCGCGCCGCCATCCACCCCCGCCAACTCCCCGTCATCGAACGCGCCTACCTCCCCACGGAGCAGGAACTGGAACACGCAGAGGCGATCATCAAGGCAGCCACAGAAGACCAGGGCGCCCAGGCCCTCCCGAACGGAACGTTCATCGACGCGGCGGTAGTGGCAGCAGCGCAACGAACACTGTTCCTGGCACGCCGCCGCTGA
- the lgt gene encoding prolipoprotein diacylglyceryl transferase, which translates to MELAYIPSPSRGVIHLGPIPLRGYAFCIIIGVFVAVWLGGRRWVARGGRAGTVADIAVWAVPFGLVGGRLYHVITDYELYFSEGRDWVDAFKIWEGGLGIWGAIALGALGAWIGCRRRGIPLPAYADAVAPGIALAQAIGRWGNWFNQELYGRETDLPWALHITSSADGRVPGYYHPTFLYESLWCIGVAVLVIWADRRFKLGHGRAFALYVASYCVGRFWIEYMRVDEAHHILGLRLNNWTALLMFLLAVVYIVVSAKKRPGQEEIVEPDPDADADASGGSADGDDAADDEAKDEAESESGSAKKT; encoded by the coding sequence ATGGAACTTGCCTACATTCCCAGCCCGTCGCGCGGGGTGATCCACCTCGGCCCCATTCCGCTGCGCGGCTATGCGTTCTGCATCATCATCGGCGTCTTCGTCGCCGTCTGGCTCGGCGGCAGGCGCTGGGTCGCCCGGGGCGGGCGGGCCGGCACGGTGGCCGACATCGCTGTCTGGGCCGTGCCCTTCGGCCTCGTCGGCGGTCGGCTCTACCACGTGATCACGGACTACGAGCTGTACTTCAGCGAGGGCCGTGACTGGGTCGACGCCTTCAAGATCTGGGAGGGCGGCCTCGGCATCTGGGGCGCGATCGCGCTCGGTGCGCTGGGTGCGTGGATCGGCTGCCGCCGCCGTGGCATCCCGCTGCCCGCCTACGCCGACGCCGTCGCCCCCGGCATCGCCCTCGCGCAGGCCATCGGGCGCTGGGGCAACTGGTTCAACCAGGAGCTGTACGGGCGGGAGACCGACCTGCCCTGGGCCCTGCACATCACGTCCTCGGCGGACGGCCGGGTGCCCGGGTACTACCACCCGACGTTCCTGTACGAGTCGCTGTGGTGCATCGGCGTCGCGGTCCTCGTCATCTGGGCCGACCGCCGCTTCAAGCTCGGGCACGGGCGGGCCTTCGCGCTGTACGTCGCCTCGTACTGCGTCGGCCGGTTCTGGATCGAGTACATGCGGGTCGACGAGGCCCACCACATCCTGGGCCTCCGCCTCAACAACTGGACCGCCCTGCTCATGTTCCTGCTCGCGGTGGTGTACATCGTGGTGTCGGCGAAGAAGCGGCCGGGGCAGGAAGAGATCGTGGAGCCGGATCCGGATGCGGATGCGGATGCCTCCGGCGGTTCGGCCGACGGTGACGATGCCGCCGATGACGAGGCGAAGGACGAGGCAGAGTCCGAGTCGGGGTCTGCGAAGAAGACCTGA